The Desulfobacterales bacterium region TCATATATGGGACAAGGAGATGGAATATCTATTCAAACTGGACATGGAACTATATCGGACAAAGATATATTTCTTATATGCTCTGATGGCTTAAATCAATTTGCAGAAATTATGGATATGGAAAGAATATTAAATGAAACTAAAGATGTTAATTCTTCAGAAACCTTTATTGAAAGTCTATACGTTTATTTCAAAAATATTATTAAGCCAGAAGAAGCAAAGGATAATGTGACGTTTATGTTGGTTTCAAAATCTATGTGAGAGATATAGTGCGTTACCCATTAGTAAATAACCGAAAAATTGTAGGGGCGACCGGCTGGTCGTCCATTGGAAAATAGCCAAAAAAAATTGTAGGGGCGACCGGCTGGTCGTCCATTGGAAAATAGCCAAAAAAAATTGTAGGGGCGACCGGCTGGTCGTCCTAAATAAAAAAATAAAGAGAGATAAATGGCAACAACAAATTATAAAACAGGTGATGAAATATTTAAAGAATATAGATGTATTAGATATTTAGATGAAGGCGGATTTGGCAAGGTATATTTGGTAGAAAATTTTGTAAATTTACCCTATGCATTAAAAATTTTACATAAAGATGTAAATTTGGAAATACGAGGAATAGAGGCAATAAAAGGAATTATCTCGGACTATCTCATAAAAATTATTGATTATGGAAAAAATTCAAAGGATGAAAATTGTATTGTAATGGAATACATACCGGATAGTCTTGCAAGAAAAATAATGGCGGGACCAATAAGCGAAAAAGAAGCCTTGAATTACTGTATTGGAATATTAAAAGGACTAAAAAAATTACATGACCAGGGTGTAATACATAGGGATATAAAGCCAGAAAATTTATTTATATTGGATAATATAAAAATAGGAGATTTTGGAACAGCAAAATATACATCAGGTCAAAGCGAAATGACTGCTGGTATAGGAACAATTGCATATATGGCACCTGAAACTTTTGATGATATTTATGGATTTCAAGCTGATCTTTGGTCAACAGGAGTAGTAATTTTTAAGATGCTTTCAGGCAAATTACCATTTGAGGGGAAAAGTAGAGCAGGCATTTTTGGGGCAATTATGCAAAAAGAGCCAGATTTAAGCATAGTTCCAAATAAATTTAATTCGTTTTTTAAAAAATGCTTCAAAAAAAGCCCTGAAGAAAGATATCAGAATGTTGAAGAAATGCAGGAATCATTAGAAATATGCGTTATAGAAATCTTGTTTGGACTTTTTTTAAATCAATGCCTTTAAAATTGATGATTAAATATTTATTATCACATATTATGCTTAATATAAGGCAAATCATCGGTTTTTATCGCAGGGGTAAAAAAAA contains the following coding sequences:
- a CDS encoding serine/threonine protein kinase, yielding MATTNYKTGDEIFKEYRCIRYLDEGGFGKVYLVENFVNLPYALKILHKDVNLEIRGIEAIKGIISDYLIKIIDYGKNSKDENCIVMEYIPDSLARKIMAGPISEKEALNYCIGILKGLKKLHDQGVIHRDIKPENLFILDNIKIGDFGTAKYTSGQSEMTAGIGTIAYMAPETFDDIYGFQADLWSTGVVIFKMLSGKLPFEGKSRAGIFGAIMQKEPDLSIVPNKFNSFFKKCFKKSPEERYQNVEEMQESLEICVIEILFGLFLNQCL